From Actinomyces sp. oral taxon 171 str. F0337, one genomic window encodes:
- the purL gene encoding phosphoribosylformylglycinamidine synthase subunit PurL encodes MASEPAIPAAHPDTVADAAATPEREMPWKELGLKADEYESIRELLGRRPTNAELAMYSVMWSEHCSYKSSKIHLRQFGAKTTPEMREHLLVGMGENAGVVDIGDGWAVTYKVESHNHPSYVEPYQGAATGVGGIVRDIISMGARPVAVMDQLRFGAVDHPDTARVVHGVVAGVGTYGNSLGLPNIGGETEFDSSYQENPLVNALCVGVLRHEDIHLANATGAGNKVVLFGARTGGDGIGGASILASESFEDGMPAKRPSVQVGDPFMEKVLIECCLDLFGAGLVLGIQDLGAAGISCATSELASNGDGGMHVDLEKVLLRDPTLTAGEILMSESQERMMAVVAPDKLEEFMAVIDKWDVEAAVIGEVNGSGRLTIDHFGERIVDVDPRTVAHEGPTYERPYARPAWQDELNADTTERLARPESATELAEQVRAVVTSPNQASVAWVTDQYDRFVRGDTALCQPDDAGVIRVDEATGRGVAISTDANGRFTKLDPATGAAQALAESYRNVCTVGARPLAVTDCLNFGSPEDPDAMWQLVEAITGLADACAVMGVPVTGGNVSLYNSHGKVKGRIDSSINPTPVVGVLGVMDDVRRANPSGLHEEGLAIMALGTTADELDGSAWSRVVHDHLGGLPPRVDLEAEMALGRVLLALSDAEGPGGESLVRAAHDCSAGGLIQTLVDSCLRCGVGASVDLTAIQEEGVDDFTALFSESGARAIVAVREELVPAVTAAAEAEDVAVARLGTTGGDLLVVAGSDLLSDGGAGRPLVLDLAELGGDVEGVLPALF; translated from the coding sequence ATGGCGTCCGAGCCCGCGATCCCAGCCGCCCACCCCGACACCGTCGCCGACGCCGCCGCGACGCCCGAGAGGGAGATGCCCTGGAAGGAGCTGGGCCTCAAGGCCGACGAGTACGAGTCCATCCGCGAGCTGCTGGGGCGCCGTCCCACCAACGCCGAGCTGGCCATGTACTCGGTCATGTGGTCCGAGCACTGCTCCTACAAGTCCTCCAAGATCCACCTGCGCCAGTTCGGCGCCAAGACCACCCCCGAGATGCGCGAGCACCTCCTGGTCGGGATGGGGGAGAACGCCGGCGTCGTCGACATCGGTGACGGCTGGGCCGTGACCTACAAGGTCGAGTCCCACAACCACCCCAGCTACGTCGAGCCCTACCAGGGGGCCGCCACCGGTGTGGGCGGCATCGTGCGTGACATCATCTCCATGGGGGCGCGGCCTGTGGCCGTCATGGACCAGCTGCGCTTCGGCGCCGTCGACCACCCCGACACCGCGCGCGTCGTCCACGGCGTGGTGGCCGGCGTGGGCACCTACGGCAACTCCCTGGGCCTGCCCAACATCGGCGGCGAGACCGAGTTCGACTCCTCCTACCAGGAGAACCCGCTGGTCAATGCCCTGTGCGTGGGCGTGCTGCGCCACGAGGACATCCACCTGGCCAACGCCACCGGCGCCGGCAACAAGGTGGTGCTCTTCGGGGCCCGCACCGGTGGGGACGGCATCGGCGGGGCCTCCATCCTGGCCTCGGAGTCCTTCGAGGACGGCATGCCCGCCAAGCGCCCTAGTGTCCAGGTGGGCGACCCCTTCATGGAGAAGGTCCTCATCGAGTGCTGCCTCGACCTGTTCGGCGCCGGGCTCGTGCTCGGCATCCAGGACCTGGGCGCCGCCGGCATCTCCTGCGCCACCTCCGAGCTGGCCTCCAACGGAGACGGCGGCATGCACGTCGACCTGGAGAAGGTGCTCCTGCGCGACCCCACCCTGACCGCCGGGGAGATCCTCATGAGCGAGTCCCAGGAGCGCATGATGGCCGTCGTCGCGCCCGACAAGCTCGAGGAGTTCATGGCAGTCATCGACAAGTGGGACGTCGAGGCCGCCGTCATCGGGGAGGTCAACGGCTCGGGCCGTCTGACCATCGACCACTTCGGGGAGCGGATCGTCGACGTCGACCCGCGCACCGTGGCCCACGAGGGCCCCACCTACGAGCGCCCCTACGCCCGCCCCGCCTGGCAGGACGAGCTCAACGCCGACACCACCGAGCGCCTGGCCCGCCCCGAGTCCGCCACCGAGCTCGCCGAGCAGGTGCGCGCCGTCGTGACCAGTCCCAACCAGGCATCCGTCGCCTGGGTGACCGACCAGTACGACCGCTTCGTGCGTGGCGACACCGCCCTGTGCCAGCCCGACGACGCCGGTGTCATCCGCGTCGACGAGGCCACCGGTCGCGGCGTGGCCATCTCCACCGACGCCAACGGCCGCTTCACCAAGCTCGACCCCGCCACCGGCGCCGCCCAGGCCCTGGCCGAGTCCTACCGCAACGTGTGCACCGTGGGCGCCCGGCCCCTGGCCGTCACCGACTGCCTCAACTTCGGTTCGCCGGAGGACCCCGACGCCATGTGGCAGCTCGTCGAGGCCATCACCGGTCTGGCCGACGCCTGCGCCGTCATGGGCGTGCCGGTCACCGGCGGCAACGTCTCCCTCTACAACTCCCACGGCAAGGTCAAGGGGCGGATCGACTCCTCGATCAACCCCACGCCCGTCGTCGGCGTCCTGGGCGTCATGGACGACGTGCGCCGGGCCAACCCCTCAGGCTTGCACGAGGAGGGCCTGGCCATCATGGCCCTGGGCACCACCGCCGACGAGCTCGACGGCTCGGCCTGGTCCCGTGTGGTCCACGACCACCTCGGCGGGCTGCCCCCGCGTGTCGACCTCGAGGCGGAGATGGCGCTCGGGCGGGTGCTGCTTGCTCTGAGCGACGCGGAGGGGCCCGGCGGCGAGTCGTTGGTGCGCGCCGCCCACGACTGCTCCGCCGGCGGCCTCATCCAGACCCTCGTGGACTCCTGCCTGCGCTGCGGCGTCGGCGCCAGCGTGGACCTGACCGCCATCCAGGAGGAGGGCGTGGACGACTTCACCGCCCTGTTCTCCGAGTCCGGGGCCCGTGCGATCGTCGCCGTGCGTGAGGAGCTCGTGCCCGCCGTCACCGCGGCCGCCGAGGCCGAGGACGTCGCCGTGGCGCGCCTAGGGACCACCGGCGGCGACCTGCTCGTCGTGGCCGGCAGCGACCTGCTCTCCGACGGCGGTGCCGGGCGTCCCCTCGTCCTGGACCTGGCTGAGCTGGGGGGCGACGTCGAGGGCGTCCTGCCGGCGCTGTTCTGA
- a CDS encoding VOC family protein — MIDHASVSVSDPAASKAFYEAALAPLGYRVVMEFGPVTGLGGPTPGAPEDAPVHTDLWLAPAEHPTPCHIALAASSTAQVDAFHEAALAAGGTDNGGPGERPHYHPGYYGAFVLDPDGNNLEAVFHSAGD; from the coding sequence ATGATCGATCATGCCTCTGTGAGTGTCAGTGATCCGGCGGCCTCGAAGGCCTTCTACGAGGCGGCGCTCGCGCCGCTGGGCTACCGCGTGGTCATGGAGTTCGGGCCCGTCACCGGACTGGGAGGGCCGACGCCCGGTGCACCGGAGGACGCCCCGGTCCACACGGACCTGTGGCTGGCCCCGGCGGAGCACCCGACGCCCTGCCATATCGCGTTGGCGGCGTCGTCGACGGCGCAGGTGGACGCCTTCCATGAGGCGGCCCTGGCGGCGGGCGGCACCGACAACGGCGGTCCAGGCGAGCGCCCGCACTACCACCCCGGCTACTACGGGGCCTTCGTCCTCGACCCCGACGGTAACAACCTCGAGGCCGTCTTCCACAGCGCCGGCGACTGA
- a CDS encoding WD40 repeat domain-containing protein, producing the protein MTVPSETSATIDPREVSLYAGHFDALWGVAWSPDGTRLLSGSHDGTARVWDANRGTELFALAGPSLSISAVAWSPDGTRLLTAAEDHSVRVWDATTGADLLTLGVGGSGVGGAVAWSPDSTRILTSFDDASARIWDASSGQVVRTLSGHTEHLTAVSWSPDGTRVATASDDGTARIWDVTTGTELLRVGPMAFVGRGATMGPDGRPTHVGPIEPMTGLSWSPDSRRIITAFDSAEPRVWDAATGEEVLSLHGRERRWVSVVSWSPDGSRIITDDISGTTAHIWDAATGEELLSLRGHTQWACALAWSPDGTRVATGSHDDTVRVWDAATGQTQLVLGAGNSVETVSWSPDGTRLTIGAKTGGNRVWDATTGEPRLTVDNGARELSEVVWSPDGTRLATSSYLSPRVLILDASTGEVVQALTAGEDDVNDIAWSPDSERILTGLGDDRAAIWDAARGERLLTLEGHSDMITSVAWSPNGQRVLTGSQDGTARIWDATTGEVIHTYTGNWVRDVVWTQGGPRVVTGSADGAAHVWDVITSGELVTLRDDAAMVRSYAWSPDGTRVLAGFDDGVVRVWDEVSGKIVLSLAGHRFGVTDAQWSPDGMRILTGSEDGTVRLWDATTGEMTGLFLCFLPDGGVAILDAPSLSLRSGPGEVWDYLGRPEILAGQLTRVGVERRQYLNSAPLPGVVAEPAPAELADEGSTTQEPAEAPQVPETTEPSEAPEAVALGDSADASSAPTEQAAEPAPAESGAATEQPVGSQPAEDAPAEAEEPPVLAGEPLIEDASLETQAPQVEEPASVETEKTVSPAPVAAPEAEDPATAHQARHAAATAHTPAEAAAVPDAVGQPVAQAETEPVAAPTGETLLVQPFPVDQGLVDGEVSAPAVTPSPMVEMPQAVPSPAETNEEAGAPAPAIPVPETSSADIARRARHAAATAQTPAESAPEQVVEDGADAAAHAESEPAPSTQVVQSSGTAESAYEPVAIPAVEHAGGEPVAAPTGETVAPDEGDETALELSKETRQTQKEAPEVAASVEATVPSVAETADAADAAGQAEATDAADAVVPEALVTSGAEAAPALTSSTPEGHAVQEAPSEQSPVERPDSQETPERSQTHAEAENTEAEEVAEAPQTAKEAPVEPIGSAEPAEPTPEPWGSEELRQRIYTEVQEFVAAIARRDVNELASRYGIAGNDLAGLDEQLAGLSSSASDLTLYPVEQADDYVDGHHRLDLSELEGGGVVISSELWAHEATTGARLVAHWNPMGIYPFDFRNVSM; encoded by the coding sequence ATGACTGTGCCTTCAGAGACCTCGGCGACGATCGACCCTCGTGAGGTGTCACTGTATGCTGGCCACTTCGACGCGCTGTGGGGTGTGGCCTGGAGCCCGGATGGCACGCGGCTCCTGTCCGGATCGCACGACGGCACGGCCCGGGTCTGGGACGCGAACCGCGGTACCGAGCTGTTCGCGCTGGCCGGCCCCAGCCTGTCCATCAGCGCAGTGGCCTGGAGCCCCGATGGCACGCGGCTTCTCACTGCGGCGGAGGACCACAGCGTCCGCGTCTGGGACGCGACCACCGGCGCCGACCTGCTGACCCTGGGGGTCGGTGGCTCCGGCGTGGGAGGGGCGGTGGCCTGGAGCCCCGACTCCACCCGCATCCTCACCAGCTTCGACGACGCCTCGGCCCGCATCTGGGACGCCTCCAGCGGTCAGGTGGTGCGCACGCTGTCGGGGCACACGGAGCACCTCACCGCGGTGTCATGGAGCCCGGACGGGACCCGCGTGGCCACCGCCTCCGACGACGGCACCGCCCGGATCTGGGACGTCACCACCGGTACCGAGCTGCTGCGCGTGGGCCCCATGGCCTTCGTGGGACGCGGCGCCACCATGGGACCCGACGGCCGGCCGACCCACGTCGGTCCGATCGAGCCGATGACGGGCCTGTCATGGAGCCCGGACTCGCGCCGCATCATCACCGCCTTCGACTCGGCCGAGCCCCGGGTCTGGGACGCCGCCACCGGCGAGGAGGTCCTCAGCCTCCACGGTCGCGAACGCCGCTGGGTCAGCGTCGTCTCCTGGAGCCCCGACGGCAGTCGCATCATCACCGACGACATCTCCGGCACCACTGCCCACATCTGGGACGCCGCCACCGGCGAGGAGCTGCTCAGTCTGCGCGGCCACACCCAGTGGGCCTGCGCCCTGGCCTGGAGCCCGGACGGAACCCGCGTGGCCACCGGCTCGCACGACGACACCGTGCGCGTCTGGGACGCCGCTACCGGCCAGACCCAGCTCGTCCTGGGGGCCGGCAACTCCGTTGAGACCGTCTCCTGGAGCCCTGACGGCACCAGGCTCACCATCGGCGCCAAGACCGGCGGCAACCGCGTCTGGGACGCCACCACCGGCGAGCCGCGGCTCACGGTGGACAACGGCGCCCGGGAGCTGAGCGAGGTCGTCTGGAGTCCGGACGGCACCCGCCTGGCCACCTCCTCCTACCTCTCACCGCGCGTCCTCATCCTCGACGCCTCCACCGGTGAAGTCGTCCAGGCCCTGACCGCAGGGGAGGACGACGTCAACGACATCGCCTGGAGCCCGGACAGCGAGCGCATCCTCACCGGCCTGGGGGACGACCGCGCCGCGATCTGGGATGCAGCCCGCGGCGAGCGCCTCCTCACCCTTGAGGGGCACAGCGACATGATCACCTCGGTCGCCTGGAGCCCCAACGGTCAGCGCGTCCTGACCGGTTCCCAGGACGGGACGGCCCGCATCTGGGACGCCACCACCGGCGAGGTCATCCACACCTACACCGGCAACTGGGTGCGCGACGTCGTGTGGACGCAAGGAGGCCCTCGCGTCGTCACCGGCAGCGCCGACGGCGCCGCCCACGTCTGGGACGTCATCACCTCCGGCGAGCTCGTGACATTGCGCGACGATGCCGCCATGGTCCGCTCCTACGCCTGGAGCCCCGACGGCACCCGGGTGCTGGCCGGCTTCGACGACGGCGTCGTGCGCGTGTGGGACGAGGTCTCCGGCAAGATCGTCCTGTCCCTGGCCGGCCACCGCTTCGGCGTCACCGACGCGCAGTGGAGCCCCGACGGCATGCGGATCCTCACCGGCTCCGAGGACGGCACCGTGCGCCTGTGGGACGCCACCACCGGTGAGATGACCGGGCTGTTCCTGTGCTTCCTGCCCGACGGAGGGGTCGCCATCCTCGACGCCCCCTCTCTGAGCCTGCGCTCGGGCCCCGGGGAGGTCTGGGACTACCTCGGCCGCCCCGAGATCCTCGCCGGCCAGCTCACCCGCGTGGGCGTGGAACGGCGCCAGTACCTCAACTCCGCCCCGCTGCCCGGGGTCGTCGCGGAGCCGGCTCCGGCTGAGTTGGCCGACGAGGGGTCGACGACGCAGGAGCCGGCCGAGGCGCCCCAGGTACCTGAGACCACCGAGCCCTCCGAGGCGCCGGAGGCCGTCGCACTCGGTGATTCCGCTGATGCTTCCTCTGCACCCACGGAGCAGGCGGCTGAGCCCGCACCGGCCGAGTCCGGTGCAGCTACGGAGCAGCCCGTCGGCTCCCAGCCCGCTGAGGACGCCCCGGCTGAGGCGGAGGAGCCGCCGGTGCTTGCCGGCGAGCCTCTCATCGAGGACGCCTCCCTTGAGACACAGGCCCCGCAGGTCGAGGAGCCCGCCTCCGTCGAGACCGAGAAGACTGTGAGCCCCGCACCAGTCGCCGCCCCCGAGGCGGAGGACCCGGCCACTGCTCACCAGGCCCGGCACGCGGCGGCGACCGCCCACACGCCGGCTGAGGCCGCTGCGGTCCCCGACGCCGTCGGGCAGCCGGTCGCGCAGGCTGAGACCGAGCCGGTCGCCGCTCCGACGGGGGAGACCCTTCTCGTCCAGCCCTTCCCTGTGGACCAGGGCCTCGTGGATGGCGAGGTGAGTGCGCCGGCCGTGACGCCGTCTCCGATGGTTGAGATGCCGCAGGCCGTGCCAAGCCCCGCAGAGACCAACGAGGAGGCCGGCGCTCCGGCGCCCGCCATCCCGGTGCCTGAGACGAGTTCGGCCGACATCGCGCGCCGAGCCCGGCACGCCGCCGCCACCGCTCAGACCCCGGCAGAGTCTGCCCCGGAGCAGGTCGTCGAGGACGGTGCCGACGCGGCCGCGCACGCCGAGTCGGAGCCGGCCCCGTCGACCCAGGTGGTGCAGTCCTCCGGGACGGCCGAGTCCGCCTACGAGCCGGTGGCGATCCCCGCCGTCGAGCATGCCGGTGGTGAGCCCGTGGCCGCCCCCACAGGTGAGACCGTCGCCCCCGACGAGGGCGATGAGACCGCCCTCGAACTCTCCAAGGAAACCCGGCAGACGCAGAAGGAGGCCCCCGAGGTCGCGGCATCCGTCGAGGCGACGGTACCGTCCGTCGCGGAAACCGCTGATGCCGCGGACGCTGCGGGCCAGGCCGAGGCGACCGACGCCGCCGATGCGGTGGTACCTGAGGCATTGGTGACCTCCGGTGCTGAGGCCGCCCCCGCGCTGACCTCCTCAACGCCCGAGGGCCACGCGGTCCAGGAGGCCCCGAGCGAGCAGTCTCCCGTCGAGCGCCCGGACAGCCAGGAGACCCCGGAGAGGTCTCAGACGCACGCGGAGGCTGAGAATACGGAGGCTGAGGAGGTCGCCGAGGCCCCGCAGACCGCCAAGGAGGCGCCGGTTGAGCCGATCGGGTCCGCTGAGCCGGCTGAGCCGACCCCCGAGCCCTGGGGGAGTGAGGAGCTGCGCCAGCGGATCTACACCGAGGTCCAGGAGTTCGTCGCCGCCATCGCACGCCGTGACGTCAACGAGCTGGCGAGCCGCTACGGCATCGCCGGCAACGACCTGGCCGGCCTTGATGAGCAGCTGGCGGGCCTGTCCTCTTCTGCTTCGGACCTGACCCTCTACCCCGTGGAGCAGGCCGACGACTACGTTGACGGCCACCACCGTCTGGACCTCAGCGAGCTGGAGGGCGGCGGCGTCGTCATCAGCAGCGAGCTGTGGGCCCACGAAGCGACCACAGGTGCGCGCCTCGTCGCCCACTGGAACCCCATGGGGATCTATCCCTTCGACTTCCGCAACGTGAGTATGTGA
- a CDS encoding CDP-alcohol phosphatidyltransferase family protein: MSTAQYPARARVAAWAVHILTMSGLVWASLAMLATINPNRKITWMWVWLLVALVVDGVDGTLARRARVSEIIPWFDGGIVDIVVDYLTWTFIPAVFMYVALPMGGKPVAGLLMALILSSSMFCYANKQWKSTDYYFVGFPAAWNIVALMFYVLQTPAVINIIVTLVFVVLTLVPTHYAHPARVKRFRALNIGAVVVWFLATCWLVAIYPQRPLSLVAVIVVSGGWFLLAGVLRSLRGAESEAQPSGTRS, from the coding sequence GTGTCGACGGCGCAGTACCCGGCACGGGCCCGTGTCGCCGCCTGGGCAGTGCACATCTTGACCATGTCGGGACTGGTGTGGGCCAGCCTGGCCATGCTCGCCACCATCAACCCCAACCGGAAGATCACGTGGATGTGGGTCTGGCTGCTCGTCGCCCTCGTCGTCGACGGCGTTGACGGCACCCTGGCTCGGCGCGCCAGGGTCTCCGAGATCATCCCCTGGTTCGACGGCGGCATCGTGGACATCGTCGTCGACTACCTCACCTGGACCTTCATCCCGGCGGTCTTCATGTACGTGGCCCTGCCGATGGGGGGCAAACCGGTGGCCGGCCTGCTCATGGCCCTCATCCTGAGCTCGTCGATGTTCTGCTACGCCAACAAGCAGTGGAAGTCCACTGACTACTACTTCGTGGGCTTCCCGGCCGCCTGGAACATCGTGGCCCTCATGTTCTACGTGCTGCAGACCCCGGCGGTCATCAACATCATCGTCACCCTCGTCTTCGTGGTGCTGACCCTGGTGCCCACCCACTACGCGCACCCGGCACGCGTCAAGCGCTTCCGCGCCCTCAACATCGGCGCGGTGGTGGTGTGGTTCCTGGCCACCTGCTGGCTGGTGGCGATCTACCCTCAGCGGCCGCTCAGCCTGGTCGCCGTCATCGTGGTCTCCGGCGGGTGGTTCCTGCTCGCCGGGGTGCTGCGCTCGCTGCGCGGGGCCGAGTCAGAGGCACAGCCCTCCGGTACCCGCTCCTAG
- a CDS encoding TIGR01777 family oxidoreductase — protein sequence MGTHGIPLAPPGRRSGPGLLVVAGAGLIGSRLADMARDSGWRIRILHRSGPGKAPREGIEVDASGREHAWWAPAERLLAPGALEGAGAVVCLSGAPIAPRPWTPARRRALAASRLSTTALIARVAAGLPPAGRPEVLLSGSATGFYGDRGDEILTETCGPGEGFLSELCRRWEAAAGPAARAGLRTVQSRTGLVVSSSGGLGRILGAAYRVGAGARLGRGDQWQPWIGLEDAAAGLLWAIEHDDVHGPVNLTAPEPLRNRDLHRLLSRACGPPSPAVVPQVLLDRVGRAGATGGTGGIGGMLAELLGASQRAVPQALLASGFRFTAPDAASIWGLGA from the coding sequence ATGGGCACTCACGGAATCCCTCTGGCACCGCCCGGCCGGCGCAGCGGCCCGGGGCTGCTCGTCGTGGCTGGAGCGGGCCTCATCGGATCCCGCCTGGCGGATATGGCCCGGGACAGTGGCTGGAGGATCCGGATCCTCCACCGCAGCGGACCGGGCAAGGCGCCACGGGAGGGCATTGAGGTCGATGCCTCCGGTAGGGAGCACGCCTGGTGGGCTCCCGCCGAGCGTCTCCTGGCACCCGGTGCCCTGGAGGGAGCCGGGGCCGTGGTGTGCCTGTCGGGCGCCCCGATCGCGCCGCGCCCCTGGACGCCGGCGCGCCGTCGCGCGCTGGCGGCCTCGCGCCTTTCCACCACCGCCCTCATCGCCCGGGTCGCCGCGGGCCTGCCCCCGGCGGGGCGGCCCGAGGTCCTGCTGAGCGGATCGGCCACCGGCTTCTACGGGGATCGGGGCGATGAGATCCTCACCGAGACCTGCGGCCCGGGTGAGGGATTCCTGTCTGAGCTGTGCCGGCGTTGGGAGGCCGCTGCCGGTCCGGCGGCGCGGGCCGGGCTGCGCACGGTCCAGTCCCGCACGGGCCTGGTGGTCAGCTCCTCGGGCGGACTGGGCAGGATCCTCGGCGCCGCCTACCGGGTCGGGGCAGGGGCCCGGCTCGGCCGCGGCGACCAGTGGCAGCCGTGGATCGGGCTGGAGGATGCCGCGGCCGGGCTCCTGTGGGCCATCGAGCACGACGACGTCCACGGGCCGGTCAACCTGACCGCGCCCGAGCCCCTGCGCAACCGCGACCTCCACCGGCTGCTGTCCCGAGCCTGCGGCCCGCCCTCGCCGGCGGTGGTGCCCCAGGTCCTGCTGGACCGGGTGGGAAGGGCCGGGGCGACCGGCGGTACCGGAGGCATCGGAGGCATGCTCGCCGAGCTACTCGGTGCCTCTCAGCGCGCGGTTCCCCAGGCGCTGCTCGCCTCCGGATTCCGCTTCACTGCGCCGGATGCGGCCTCGATCTGGGGACTCGGCGCCTGA